The following are from one region of the Nymphaea colorata isolate Beijing-Zhang1983 chromosome 7, ASM883128v2, whole genome shotgun sequence genome:
- the LOC116257568 gene encoding uncharacterized protein LOC116257568 → MASALKPLIFKWRHHHLHFNRFVCRRKRQSLSCRSMAASSSVSASAPSYSNIIDSHLHIWASPQEAAGEFPYSAGHEPTLQGDLNFLLKCMEDAGVDGALIVQPINHMFDHSLVTSALRRHPTKFVGCCLANPADDGAGIRQLEYLVIEEGYKAVRFNPYLWPSNQKMTNEIGKSLFRKAGDLGVPVGIMCFKGLHLHLSEIEELCTEFPSTTVIIDHMGFCKPPINEAERHTFAGLLGLSKFPRVYVKYSALFRISRSSFPYEDTAPLLSQVITSYGINRIMWGSDFPFVVAECGYKEAKESVLHISKLLSLTSTDMEWLMGKTAQTLFKNAWQS, encoded by the exons ATGGCCTCCGCGCTCAAGCCTCTAATCTTCAAATGGAGGCATCACCACCTACACTTTAACCGGTTTGTCTGCCGGAGAAAACGGCAATCTCTCTCCTGTCGGAGCATGGCTGCTTCCTCTTCAGTTTCGGCTTCTGCCCCTTCCTATTCGAATATCATTGACTCACATTTGCATATCTGGGCTTCTCCGCAAGAG GCGGCAGGCGAGTTCCCGTATAGCGCCGGCCACGAGCCTACTCTACAAGGGGACTTGAATTTCTTGCTTAAG TGCATGGAAGATGCTGGCGTGGACGGGGCTCTGATTGTGCAGCCTATTAATCATATGTTTGATCATTCTCTGGTAACAAG TGCATTGAGGAGACACCCTACCAAGTTTGTTGGCTGCTGCCTTGCGAACCCCGCCGATGATGGAGCTGGAATTCGCCAACTTGAGTATCTTGTTATAGAG gaGGGTTATAAAGCTGTTCGGTTCAACCCATATTTGTGGCCTTCTAATCAAAAG ATGACAAATGAAATAGGGAAGTCCCTCTTCAGAAAAGCAGGTGACCTTGGTGTGCCCGTGGGTATTATGTGCTTCAAG GGACTCCATCTTCATCTTTCAGAAATTGAGGAGCTCTGCACTGAATTCCCTTCCACAACCGTTATAATTGATCATATGGGATTCTGCAAGCCACCAAT AAATGAAGCTGAACGTCACACCTTTGCTGGTCTCCTAGGACTATCTAAATTTCCAAGG GTTTACGTAAAGTACAGTGCTTTGTTTCGCATCTCGAGAAGCTCTTTTCCATATGAAGATACAGCTCCCCTTCTCTCTCAAGTCATCACAAGCTACGGCATAAACCGCATAATGTGGGGCAG TGATTTCCCTTTTGTGGTCGCGGAATGCGGTTACAAGGAAGCGAAGGAATCTGTTCTGCacatttcaaaacttttatcGTTGACATCGACAGATATGGAATGGTTAATGGGGAAAACAGCTCAAACTCTCTTCAAAAATGCCTGGCAAAGTTAA
- the LOC116257260 gene encoding uncharacterized protein LOC116257260, with protein MAAGKIDLPDDLLGAKAPDEAWTARDGASGGHEQERTLLGFFDESKDQAASEVIPLSPQWLYSRPNEGKPFLSAASVDARAAELQKEAWRLDNSQDKKDWRRNIAEIESGRRWREEERETAALTRRERRKEGDSKTDRRIENASTREGTDGRPLPSSDRWYDVNARYSGHETRRDSKWSSRWGPEEREKETRSEKKMEFDKDEPSNEKQSLPGNNRERETDSRDKWRPRHRLELHSTSSNVNRAAPGFGLEKARSDGTNVGFAPGRGRSQSSGSQQLAGLSVSTPIGAPLLDASEARQGKFGLSAKSFRYPRGKLLDIYRKRDIFATADTVSNGFREEVPQITEANPIEPLAFVSPDADEEAVLEDIRKGKLVTSGVLHIPLRDRVGKYEPESGVRDPNVLGRNSTKANIFTEHDSFSMKEKKVSTSVDGTGLDGLSLTASNTNESFPKYNDLGRSTDNKSAVDKDEENAVAISLQPSKPSVSDTLLPPDIQGKLPSDENLVFDLPGFQETSVYVQEQISGGSDTKFSGGSYNPEDMSLFYRDPQGVVQGPFLGVDIMSWFEQGFFGTDLPVCLSDAPEGTPFQELGDVMPHLKFKTISSADIGNEEGMADVQENGGSNSLNYSLSLLENSQTRPLFELEDRLQSKLSTHEVPIEAVYGGSYDANSEATQSIHSNDRQSNRNIVAQSVDESLLPKRPVSGGGQLRKPTGSLLDPLEDLSERHLPSNESARNVGLNPILPASKGSMSHPLGLPWSEFEGSKQQLFQPSSMSASAGSAGYLANQEIGRDAAYVRQNPASGLDETVGDAWTHVAKRDGSVGINAVQGTLDSRRLLQMDENTGLNAAVRETMDAHWSLQLEQEAHHLDLMDRLISQQLQKQQLRQHNSLSHPNMHFGGPNIELAGSSVGHGFNSSRTSHGHSLSDIEHHLAKLQLQQQHQFELQQQHQLELQQQQHQLQLQQQQRHLQQQQLHQHQMHLQQQHLHHHQQSHILEHLLQRGMHDPGFGQHPVDLLRGNSAFDQLLSRQHGSLQSGVQPTIDPSMRFPDPMMEQLLQAKLGQGSHRGQNNDLLQLLLQAKHEPKLSPEEQFLLGMRQEQLAAQQFPLHSRHHQQVMEEERRIGGGWSIDESGQFIRTAPNLHQSVSAGLSPLDLYQQHLQQKPMQPQKFMGFEQPNQLEQSLLLEEHLQRGMYGNNSLPFERLVSGPHAASGVDADLANTLARIQGLDLQERQAQMHLAGQMGSFNQEIHPPNSRSLPSSFHDKRDAMDGRWPGQNLPFSNLVQPGQQPDNWMEAHLQQLHLEKLLQQRNNEVNHISEEPVSNHLMDLLHQKSHLPPEHSLGSGDIAFASSLGRQEPHWLYHEAASAHHSILQGQEHLGNSFAEELPSDHGLPMQENLVNGGPEEQAHGIGLGERATFDSHSLMEDEKVLSAAEGASQSFNTDLVAESLTDSMELLEAKEGKKGKKRGSRIKSSNKLDIEQIALDQGADHGELIIHTPARHTSFGSSGAVSQRQDLGIDGVPDGRSATSLSRSLGDSIPRHQPSSQSLSANQVLPESKVKITSVNSSSLSDGRRDAAGSPPKARPSEVPAASAKDMRSGFRRAASYGSDADVSQASFIDMLKKPVGETETNEGTEMASQAARSNKKKGKKGRQIDPALLGFKVSSNRIMMGEIHRLED; from the exons ATGGCCGCCGGAAAGATCGATCTGCCGGATGATCTCCTTGGCGCGAAAGCTCCTGACGAGGCGTGGACTGCGAGAG ATGGAGCTTCTGGAGGACATGAGCAAGAGAGAACGTTGCTTGGGTTTTTTGATGAGTCAAAAG ATCAAGCAGCATCTGAGGTCATACCGTTGTCACCACAGTGGCTCTATTCAAGGCCTAATGAGGGCAAGCCTTTCCTTTCTGCAGCATCAGTG GATGCTCGTGCTGCTGaacttcaaaaagaggcttggcGTTTGGATAACTCTCAGGATAAGAAAGATTGGAGAAGGAACATAGCTGAGATTGAAAGTGGCCGTCGTTGGCgtgaagaggaaagagaaactGCTGCACTTACTCGGAGAGAGCGCCGCAAAGAAGGAGATAGCAAAACTGATCGTCGCATAGAAAATGCTTCAACAAGGGAAGGTACTGATGGAAGACCCCTTCCTTCATCAGATAGGTGGTATGATGTGAATGCCCGTTATTCTGGACATGAAACAAGGCGTGACAGCAAATGGTCCTCTAGATGGGGtcctgaagagagagagaaggagacaCGAAGTGAAAAAAAGATGGAGTTTGACAAAGATGAACCTTCTAATGAAAAGCAGTCTCTCCCTGGAAATAACCGTGAGCGAGAGACTGATTCCCGTGACAAGTGGAGGCCACGCCACCGTCTGGAACTTCACTCAACAAGTTCCAATGTTAATCGAGCTGCTCCAGGGTTTGGCTTGGAGAAAGCACGGTCTGATGGTACCAATGTTGGATTTGCACCAGGGCGAGGGAGGTCTCAATCGAGTGGAAGCCAGCAGCTTGCTGGTCTGTCTGTTTCAACTCCTATTGGTGCCCCACTGTTAGATGCAAGTGAAGCTAGGCAAGGGAAGTTTGGTCTGTCTGCCAAGAGCTTTCGTTACCCAAGAGGCAAACTCCTGGACATTTACCGGAAACGTGATATCTTTGCTACTGCCGATACAGTCTCAAATGGCTTTCGTGAAGAAGTTCCCCAAATTACCGAGGCTAATCCTATAGAACCTTTAGCATTTGTATCACCTGATGCAGATGAGGAG GCTGTCTTAGAAGATATACGGAAGGGAAAACTTGTTACTAGTGGTGTGCTACATATTCCACTCAGAGATAGAGTGGGAAAGTACGAACCTGAGTCAG GTGTCCGAGATCCCAATGTTCTTGGCAGAAATTCTACAAAGGCAAACATATTTACAG AACATGACTCTTTCagcatgaaagaaaagaaagtttctACATCTGTGGATGGGACTGGCCTTGATGGCTTGAGTTTGACAGCTAGTAATACAAATGAAAGTTTTCCCAAGTACAATGATTTAGGACGCAGTACCGATAATAAGAGTGCTGTGGACAAGGATGAAGAAAATGCTGTTGCCATTTCTCTCCAGCCTTCAAAACCTAGTGTTTCAGATACTCTACTACCACCAGATATACAGGGCAAACTACCAAGTgatgaaaacttggtttttgatcTACCGGGTTTCCAGGAAACTTCTGTCTATGTGCAGGAACAGATATCTGGGGGTAGTGATACGAAGTTCTCAGGTGGAAGCTATAACCCTGAAGATATGAGTTTATTTTACAGGGATCCCCAGGGTGTTGTACAGGGGCCTTTCCTTGGTGTTGACATTATGTCCTGGTTTGAACAAGGCTTTTTTGGCACAGATTTGCCTGTATGCCTTTCTGATGCCCCTGAAGGAACACCTTTTCAGGAGCTGGGTGATGTCATGcctcatttgaaattcaaaacaatATCCAGTGCAGATATTGGAAATGAGGAAGGCATGGCAGATGTACAAGAAAATGGAGGGAGCAATAGCCTCAACTACTCTTTGTCTCTTCTTGAAAACAGCCAGACAAGGCCACTTTTTGAACTGGAGGACCGTCTGCAGTCAAAATTATCTACACACGAAGTGCCAATAGAAGCTGTTTATGGTGGTTCATATGATGCTAATTCTGAAGCTACACAAAGCATTCATAGCAATGACAGGCAAAGCAATCGCAATATTGTTGCACAAAGTGTTGACG AATCATTACTTCCTAAGCGACCAGTAAGTGGTGGAGGACAATTGAGAAAGCCAACTGGAAGTCTTCTTGATCCTTTAGAAGATCTATCGGAAAGACATTTACCATCAAATGAATCAGCAAGAAATGTTGGCCTGAACCCAATCTTACCTGCTTCGAAAGGCAGCATGTCACACCCACTTGGTTTGCCATGGTCTGAATTTGAAGGGTCTAAACAACAACTTTTCCAGCCATCAAGCATGTCAGCTAGTGCTGGAAGTGCTGGTTACCTTGCAAATCAAGAGATTGGAAGAGATGCAGCTTATGTTAGGCAGAATCCTGCTTCGGGCCTTGATGAGACTGTTGGAGATGCATGGACTCATGTTGCCAAAAGAGATGGAAGTGTGGGGATTAATGCTGTTCAAGGCACTTTGGATTCTCGCCGCTTGTTacaaatggatgaaaatacagGCCTTAATGCTGCTGTTCGTGAAACTATGGATGCTCATTGGTCATTACAACTTGAACAGGAAGCCCATCATTTGGACCTTATGGACCGATTGATCTCACAACAGCTGCAAAAGCAGCAGCTCCGGCAACATAACAGCTTGTCTCATCCAAATATGCATTTTGGAGGGCCAAATATAGAGTTGGCGGGTTCATCTGTTGGTCATGGATTCAATTCTTCTCGGACATCACATGGTCACTCTTTGTCTGATATTGAGCATCATTTGGCTAAACTTCAGCTTCAACAGCAGCACCAATTTGAGCTCCAACAGCAGCATCAATTGGAGCTTCAACAACAGCAGCATCAATTGCAGCTCCAACAACAGCAGCGCCACTTGCAGCAGCAACAGCTCCACCAACACCAAATGCATCTGCAGCAACAGCATCTTCACCACCATCAGCAGTCCCATATACTTGAACATCTTCTACAGCGAGGTATGCATGACCCAGGTTTTGGGCAGCATCCAGTTGATCTACTGAGAGGTAACAGTGCATTTGACCAATTGCTGTCTCGGCAACATGGTAGCCTTCAATCTGGTGTTCAACCTACAATAGATCCATCTATGCGATTCCCTGATCCTATGATGGAGCAGCTTCTTCAAGCAAAACTTGGTCAGGGCTCTCACCGTGGACAAAACAACGACCTACTTCAGCTATTGTTACAGGCAAAGCATGAGCCAAAGCTGTCTCCTGAAGAGCAATTTCTCTTGGGAATGCGTCAGGAGCAACTGGCCGCACAGCAGTTTCCTCTGCATTCCAGGCACCATCAGCAGGTTATGGAAGAAGAGAGACGGATTGGAGGCGGTTGGTCTATTGATGAATCAGGTCAGTTTATCAGGACTGCGCCGAACCTGCATCAGTCTGTATCAGCTGGATTAAGTCCACTGGATCTTTATCAACAGCATCTACAGCAAAAACCTATGCAGCCACAAAAATTTATGGGATTTGAGCAACCAAACCAGCTTGAACAGAGCCTTCTACTAGAAGAGCACCTGCAGCGTGGGATGTATGGCAACAACTCACTGCCTTTTGAGAGACTGGTCTCTGGCCCACATGCTGCTTCTGGTGTGGATGCTGATTTGGCAAACACTCTTGCTCGTATTCAAGGTCTTGATTTACAGGAGAGGCAGGCTCAAATGCACCTTGCAGGTCAGATGGGTTCATTTAATCAAGAAATTCACCCTCCAAATTCTCGATCCCTTCCTAGTTCATTCCACGATAAGAGAGATGCTATGGATGGCCGTTGGCCTggacagaacttgccatttagCAATCTGGTGCAGCCTGGGCAGCAACCAGATAACTGGATGGAAGCACATCTCCAGCAATTGCATCTAGAAAAATTGCTGCAGCAAAGAAATAATGAAGTCAATCACATCAGTGAGGAACCAGTATCAAATCACCTGATGGATTTGCTGCATCAGAAGTCACATCTTCCTCCCGAGCATTCATTGGGGTCTGGTGATATTGCCTTTGCTTCTTCTCTTGGAAGACAAGAGCCGCATTGGCTTTACCATGAAGCTGCTTCAGCCCATCATTCAATCCTTCAAGGCCAGGAGCATCTTGGGAACTCTTTTGCAGAAGAGTTGCCTTCTGATCATGGGCTGCCAATGCAGGAAAATTTGGTTAATGGAGGTCCTGAAGAGCAAGCACATGGTATTGGACTTGGTGAAAGAGCGACATTTGACTCTCATTCTTTGATGGAGGACGAAAAGGTCTTGTCTGCTGCTGAAGGTGCATCCCAGAGTTTTAATACAGATCTAGTTGCAGAGTCACTGACCGACAGTATGGAACTTCTAGAAGCAaaggaggggaagaagggaaagaagcGGGGATCCAGGATTAAGTCTTCCAACAAGTTGGATATTGAACAAATCGCTCTTGATCAAGGGGCAGATCATGGGGAATTGATAATTCACACTCCTGCTAGGCATACTTCCTTCGGTAGCTCTG GTGCAGTCTCGCAGCGCCAGGATCTGGGTATTGATGGGGTCCCTGATGGGAg GTCGGCGACATCCTTGTCAAGAAGTCTTGGCGACTCCATTCCAAGACACCAACCTAGCTCACAATCTTTGTCAGCTAACCAAGTGTTGCCTGAATCCAAAGTGAAAATTACGTCTGTGAACTCATCATCACTGTCAG ATGGAAGACGAGATGCTGCTGGAAGCCCACCAAAGGCACGGCCATCTGAAGTCCCGGCTGCGAGCGCTAAAGACATGCGCAGTGGTTTCCGGAGAGCTGCTTCCTATGGCAGCGATGCGGATGTTTCTCAGGCATCTTTCATAGACATGCTGAAGAAGCCAGTGGGAGAAACTGAGACCAATGAGGGGACCGAAATGGCTTCTCAGGCGGCCcgaagcaacaagaagaaaggtAAGAAAGGAAGGCAGATAGACCCAGCTCTTCTTGGCTTCAAGGTATCAAGCAATCGGATCATGATGGGCGAGATTCATCGCCTGGAGGATTAA